The sequence below is a genomic window from Clostridiales bacterium.
GTTTACATACATACAAGAACAAAAAATAGTATTCACTTGCGATTTTTTGGGTTCGCATTACGCTGAAGAAGATATAATTGATAAAGACTTAAAATACCCCGACAAATACTTTTCCGTTATAAAAGATTATTTTGACGCCGTAATGAGTCCTTTTAAACCTTGGATTATTAAGGGGCTTGATAAGCTTCAAGACTTAGACATTGAAATTATCGCGATTTCATACGGTCCGATATTGAAAAAATACAAAGACTATGTAATTAATCTATATAAAGAATGGAGTCAAGATACGCTTGAGCCAAAATCAGCGACGATTGCCTATGTGTCTGCATACGGTTACACAAGAAATATCGCGCAAGCTTTTGAGAAAGAATTGAATGATCTGGGAGTCAAAACATATATCTTTGATATTATACATTCTTCGCCGCAAGAAATCTTGTCGGCAATCGAATGCTCTAAGCTTACGCTTATTGGCTCGCCTACTGTTAATAGAGACGCGCTAAAACCCGTGTGGGATATTCTATCTCTTATTAGTCCAATTACAACCAAAGGCAAAACCGCTTTCGCGTTTGGCTCATACGGCTGGAGCGGGGAGGCTTGCCCTAATCTAGAAGCTAGACTAAAAAGCCTGGGCTTGCCATAGGTAGCCCATATTTGAGATTTTTATTCGCGCCGACTCAAGACGAATACCAAACGATATCCCAAACAGCTAAAATACTAGCAGAAAAACTATAGCGATAAGGCGGCTATTAATAGCCGCCTTAATAAAATTTTTTTATATCTTGTATTTTTTAAAACTTTTTTAAATCTCTATTTCTTCATACAAAGCATTTACGCTTCCGTATAAACGGTTTCTTGATATTATAGCAAAAGCGAAAACGCCTATGGTTATCAGCAACCATACGCCAATTTTTATCAAAACAATGATGTTG
It includes:
- a CDS encoding FprA family A-type flavoprotein — translated: MELNPDITIVASAAGIKNITQIINKPFNYITAKDGDELDLGNNKLKFIFQPNLHWPDSMFTYIQEQKIVFTCDFLGSHYAEEDIIDKDLKYPDKYFSVIKDYFDAVMSPFKPWIIKGLDKLQDLDIEIIAISYGPILKKYKDYVINLYKEWSQDTLEPKSATIAYVSAYGYTRNIAQAFEKELNDLGVKTYIFDIIHSSPQEILSAIECSKLTLIGSPTVNRDALKPVWDILSLISPITTKGKTAFAFGSYGWSGEACPNLEARLKSLGLP